CagataaattttaaattgttgATTGATTGTTAGCACCCCCAGGTGAATAAGGAACAAGACGAACGCTagtttttgatattatatttgcACCATGAATGAGGAAACCTTAGATACTGATTACGATGTTATAGTGTTAGGCACTGGTCTAACGGAATGTATTTTATCCGGTTTATTGTCCGTTGATGGTAAGAAAGTGCTTCACATTGATAAACAAGATCATTACGGTGGGGCTGGGGCTTCCGTTAGTTTATCTCAATTATACACTAAGTTTAAAACTGGAGATCAAATATTGTCTCAAGACGCTAGGGAAGCAAAATATGGGAAGGATAGAGACTGGAACGTCGATCTAATTCccaaatttttaatgacAAATGGTGCATTAACTGATATTTTGGTACACACCGATGTTACGAAATATGTTGATTTTAAACAAGTCGATGGCTCTTACGTTCTTATCAAGGGTAAGATTAACAAAGTGCCAGCTACTGAAATGGAAGCCATTTCTTCTCCTTTGATGGgtatttttgaaaagagaAGAATGAAAAGGTTTTTAGAATGGATTGCCAATTACAGAGAAGATGACTTAGGAACTCAGCAGGGTTTAGATCTTGATAAAAATACTATGGACGAagtatattataaatttggTCTAGGTAATTCTACAAAAGAATTCATCGGTCACGCAATGGCCCTATGGACCAACGATGATTACATTCAACAACCAGCTAGACAAACATTCGAAAGAGTTCTATTATACTCCCAGAGTGTTGCTAAATTTGGTAAATCACCTTATGTGTACCCAATGTACGGTTTGGGTGAATTACCTCAAGGGTTTGCTAGGTTATCTGCTATTTATGGTGGTACTTACATGTTGGATACCCCAATCAATAAGGTCAATTACAATTCTAATGGTGAATTCGAAGGTGTCGAAACTAAACTTGGTAACTTTAAAGCTCCTCTCGTCATAGCCGACCCATCATACTTTGCTGAAAAATGTAAGGCAAGCGGTCAAAAAGTTGTTAGAGTGATTTGTGTTTTGAACCACCCGGTGTCCAACACTAAGGATGCTGACTCTTTGCAAATCATCATTCCACAATCCCAAGTTGGAAGAAAGAATGATATCTACATAGCTGTAGTATCATCAACACATAATGTTTGCGCCAAGGGTCATTACTTGGCTATCTGTTCTACCATTGTTGAAACTGACAAGCCAGAATTAGAATTGGAACCAGCTTTTAAGTTACTAGGCGACATTGAGGAAAAATTCGTCGACGTCGTTGACATCATGGAACCCATTGAGGATGGCAGTAAAGATAAGGTTTTCTTATCAAAATCCAACGATGCTTCCTCTCATTTTGAATCTTTAACGGATGACGTCAaagatttatataaaagagtAACTGGAAATGACTTGATCTTAAAACCTAAAGAATCTGAATAAGTCCACATATCCCAAAACTTaaacttcaaaaataatttataattggATTTGAAATCACCAaaatttctaataatgttatataattgattataaataaatataaataactaTATTTGTCTATtaacattaaatattataataccTTCATTGATTATAATGTTCCCTTATCGGTGtcatcaatttcatttcGCATTTGGCTCTAGTATGTCCCGTTTCATTACAATAAGAGCATCGtattttgttcttcttcttatttttaGACTTCTTAATATGAACTTCACCCTTTTTTATGTCTTCAAGAGGGCCTTGGGGTTCTTCTTGAATAGGTAAcatgatatatttttcatcatttcCCTTTGTCACTACTTCGAACCCTTCTTTAAGTATCTCATCTAACTTAGAAGTGTTCAAACTATAGCCTTTTGAAGAAGTAGATTTTGATAATCCCAACAAAAGGTTAATCAACTTATCTAATTccttcatttttttctcatATTCTGAATTAGCTACTGAAGATTGTTTCTTATTTTGAGCTATCAATTTAGCAATTTGATCCATCGCATAAGAAAACTTCACGATgtcatcattttttaacGTATTTGCCATGGTTAAAAGAATGCATACACAATATAAACAAACATATACAACCTTAGTGGGGCCTCTCCACTCCTATCAACCTCCCCATTTTACAACAATATAACAAAAACAGCCCTTATCTTTAATATAACAATTCATTTcatgaaattgaaattttggCACCtctgatttttcaaaatgcCTTAAGCTCATCGCAAATTTTCAAAGCCATTGAGAAAACCTTTAACTAACAGCCATTAGTCTTTTAAGAGGTTATCTTTAACTTCATGTTAATCTTTGTTTAATggttaatgaaataattgGTTGGTACCAATACGTCAAAGAGcttaaaaagaaaacgaATTGTTGAactcttttgaaaatggCCCGCAAAAGAAGTAGTAAGAAGGGTGGTAAGAAATTTCAGAAACCACAAGCTGACTGGGTTGATTTAGCCAAGGAGAATGCCAACTGGGAGAAATATTATGAGAACATGTTGTTTGGTGGTGACAAAGATGAGTTCGCTAAGTTCAAGAAAGTTTGTCAGGAACCTTTGCCAATTACTTTTAGAATTACTGGTTCTAGAAACCATGCTAGTGAAGTcttaaatttattcaaagagAAGCATTTAAAATTCTTAAACGAGGTCGAATATGAAGGTTCTAAAATCAATCCACCAATAGAATTGCCATGGTATCCTAACCATTTTGGTTGGCAATTGGAGGTCCACAAAACTGTGATGAGAAAGAATGATAATTTTGCAAAGACACAGAGATTTCTAGTGGTAGAAACTGACGTCGGAAATATCTCTAGACAAGAAGCAGTTTCAATGCTTCCTCCAATTCTTCTTGATGTCAAGCCACATCATACTGTTTTAGATATGTGTGCAGCTCCTGGTTCCAAAACCGCTCAATTGATGGAGTCTTTGCATATAGACAGTGACGAACCTTCGGGTTTTGTTATCGCCAATGATGCTGACAATAAGAGATCACATTTATTAgttcatcaattaaaaagattaaGTACATCCAATGTTTTGATTGTTAATCATGATGCTCAATTTTTTCCAAATCTGAAGATAAATACTAAAGATGCATCTTCACAGGAAGATTTGAAATTCGACAGAATCTTATGTGATGTACCATGTTCAGGTGATGGTACGATGAGAAAGAATGTAAATGTTTGGAAGAATTGGAATACTCAGAATGCGCTAGGCTTGCATAATGTtcaatttaatatcttaGATAGAGGTCTAACATTATTAAAGGAAACAGGTAAGCTAGTATATTCTACATGTTCTTTAAACcctattgaaaatgaagcTGTCGTGGCTGCTGTTTTGAGAAAATGGGGAGACAAAGTAAGACTAGTTTGTTGTGATGACAAGCTGAAAGGTTTAATCAGATCAAAGGGGTTAACAACCTGGCCAGTCATCAATAGAGATATGGAAGAAGTTCCAAGAAATAGAAGCgatgataaaataaacaaatctTGCTATCCACCAACAGAGGAAGAGGTAAGCAAATTTAATCTGGACAGGTGTATGAGAGTCTATCCACATCAACAAAATACTGGTGGGTTTTTCATTACAATGTTTGAGAAAGTTGTCGACAATAAAGAAACTGATAAACCAAAGAGAGAAACTAAAAAGCAATGCATCGAAGCAGTTGGATCCAAGAACACCCCAAAGAAAgttttacaaaaaaatgaagaacCTGTTATGTTTTTGCCTTCTGATCATTCAGTGTTGAAGCAATGTGCTAAATTTTATGGAATTGGTGATGCCTTTAATATGGATTCATGTTTAGTTAGGAACACTAATGGTGAACCttcaaaaacaatttattatgTTTCTCCATCATTGAAACAAGTTATTCAACATAATGACcataaattaaagataatatatacTGGCGCTAAGATATTTGTATGTCAAAGAAGTGATGTTGAATGCTCTTGGAAAATTCAAAGTGAGTCGTTAtcatatttaaaacatcATATGAAATCTGATAGAATTCTGAAATCTTCTATGCTTTTATTTAAGTTTCTATTAGGACACCCACAAACTACTATggatgaaataaaaatgtccAACGTCGATCCAAACTTTGCAAGAGCTGAAACTCTGAGTTCAGGTTGTATATTTGTAGATGTATCTAGAGATAATTCAGAGAAACTGATTTTACCTCTTTGGAAAGGAATAAAAAGCATTAATCTAATGGTTCGTAAAGAAGATATCCAGGAGATGCTTTATAGATATTTCGATGTAGAAACAACATTAAAGGAGAAGGTTAAGGAAGttgaatcaaaaaatgaagatcTATCACCCTGAGTAGAGAAGTTTTTAAAATGTATACCCAAAACATTACCCtaaaataaatactttaagaaataacattataaatacaattaaacagtgaaatatataatacacTTAGTTGATGGCAAATCAGAAATagatacatatatacatgtcTACGAGTATGTGCATGTGCATGTATAAATGTATAAGTATATATGCAATTGTGTCTGGTACAAGGATGGCATATCCATTTAATGTCCAAGCGTATAGATAGCAAATGACCTTTGCAATTGTCTACGGACACTAACCTTTTGTGCGTCAACGAAAGAATCAACAACAACCTTAATAGCCCTGTCTAAATCCCAAGATGATACGAATTCGGAGAGTCTCATCTTTGCAAAAGATTCTGCAATTCTTAATATCGATTCCAGGTGACGAACAGTGATAGGGAAAGAACCAGTGGTTATACTTTCCCTTCTTAAATCAGCATAAACTCTACTGACTTTATCCATATCCATTTGATGTAACTTTGGATGAATTTTTGTTCTTGCATAgtgaatatatttcattagGAAATCTTGAGGAATAGGAGATATTTCTtgttctttctttctttgtCTCTCTAGTTTCTTTTGGCGTGCAGACAGTTCATGGTTAGGAACTGCATTCTCTTCGTCCATATCATCATTGtcatcattatcttcaGCAATCTCACTATCTGGGTGCGATCTTACATGTGAATTGACAACGAAAGATGCTAATCTTTCATCGGCTTCTTCATCAACTAAATCTCTAACAACACATAGAATATCAAATCTTGATAAAATAGGTTCAGTTAAAGTGACGTTTTGTGCCAAAGGAAGAGTAGAATTATATCTACCACCGTTTGGATTTGCAGCAGCAATAATTGAACAACGTGCTTGTAAAGTAGTAACAATACCAGCCTTTGAAATAGATATACTTTGTTGTTCCATTGCTTCATGGATAGAAGTACGATCTTGGTCGTTCATTTTATCGAATTCATCAATCAAACAAACACCTTTGTCAGCTAAAACCAAAGCACCACCTTCTAAAGTCCATTCCTTGGTAATTGGATCTTTTCTAACTGAAGCAGTCAAACCAACAGCAGAAGCACCTTGACCAGTAGCAAAAACTGCTCTATTTGCAGTTTTTTCAACAtactttaaaatttgagaTTTTGCAGTACCAGGATCacctaataataatacattAATATCACCACGAATTGAATGTTTACCGTTGACGTTCTTTGGGACACCACCGAATAATGAGCAGGCGACAGCAGTTTTTATATCCCTATGACCGTAAATCGATGGAGCAATTGATGAGATAATTTTATCTACAATCTTACGATCTCTTGACATTTTTCTAAATTCAcgttcttcttcttcagtcCATTTAAAGACATCTAGCCCTTCTTCGTCACCATCTGTTATATTACCCtctattctttttattgaattagCTTCAATATTAGTAGCAAAAACTGGGAACCCGTTCTTAGCGTTCAGACTACCGtcataattatttttatatataccaGTAACCTCTATATCTTCACCTGGCTTTGCTATATCTACCAAATCTGCAAGTAAAATAACCTCACGATGTCTAGGTAAACGACCAGCTGGTACAGTACCAGGAGATTCTTGCAAAGTGATTCTTTGATAATTTCTGTATACGGTTTTTTCACCATTCATGCTAAATGGACCTTTCGATTTACAATTGGtacaaaaagaaattttaatttcttctgTTGAATCTTGAAAAAATGGACCTAAAACTATACCACATTTCAAACAGTTGAATTTgacatattttaattgtgGGAAAACGCCTGTTCTTCTAGTTACTACACCTACCACTCGTACCAGTGATCCCAAATGGGATTCACGCAATTCTCTTAAATAGTTTATGGCAGGGAAATCAGAAATTCTGACATGGATCTCTGAATGAATTCTTGAATAATCTGGATAATGTAGTTCAGTAGCTTCCATAGCGACCAGATCAAAAATCTTCAACATTTCGTCTGGACAAGTTGCCAAGAACAATGCCAGAATGGCCTTTGATTCCGATAGATGTCTATAATTGACCTCCAAGGACTCACTATTGACTTCACCCAGGGTTCTAATACGAGCACCGTAAACGGATCTACCTGTATCGTCTGTGTATTCCAACAAGAACAATTTCAACTCCCTTGCAATAGTTCTGGCAACGTTAGGCTGTGTGATCCACTCGGAGTACGACGCGGCCTTGACATTACTCAGGGACTCCAAAGTCAGTTCTTCAGCCAGAGGGTCCATATCCAAGTCACTCAGCAGGTCATCGTCACTTTTGTTCAGTGACTCATACTGTCTTCTACGTCTACGCCTCTGGATCGGCAACCCCATATCGTCCAGTTTCCCTCCGCTCGGATCAGCTTCGTCGTCGTCGTCATCATCAATGTAGGCTCCTTGTCTCAATAACCTATCTCTTTCGTTCATCTGCTTGTCAATCATACGTCTCTCACTCAAGGATAGTTCTCGTTGGGACCTGTCGTCGACCTGACGCATATCGTAATGGTCCTTCTCAGCATCAGACCCGTAGTCTTGCAACATATCGTCTCCCATCAAATCGACCTCGTTCATCTGTTCCTCCAAATCCTCCAAATCTGGTACCTCGTCAATCTCATCGTCTGCACCCTCCGGGTTCATCATCCCGTCTGGGGCCCCCAGAGGCGACGAGGCCTCTGCATAGCCCCTGGCGCCGCCCAGTTGCGGTGACGAAGGAGGCAGCATGCCATCCTCGTCCTCATCCTCTTCACGTCTCCTTCTTCTATTATCATTTCCAGACATCGCAGCAACAGTTCAATTTCGCACCGACTTGACTTATCGTTGTCCTTGCACGGAGAGAACAACTCTAAAACAAACAACTAAAAGCACAATAGACACTCTCAAATACAACGCTTAGATGCTCTCTACAACTTATACCTCCTCTTCAACAAGAACTTACAGTTTACAAAAGTTCTTCATCTTAAGAAACTGTTTCATGGTTCTTTCAGTTTTCCaaaatcttgaaatttCGATCCCAATGCGGTCATTGCCCCAATTAGGAAATGTAATTGTGTATGCCCAAAATAGGTATGATCACTTCATACGGAAAACATGCATTGGCTTGTTTAAAGGCTCCAAGGAAACCGTTTCCACAGCAACTATGCCAGTGGTTCCACTGATGAGTATATCAGAGAGGGTTGGTGGGTTGTCTGAGGTTGCTGAGGTTCTGTGCAATGCTCCCAAGGACTATCCAGAGCTTTGAAATGAATGAGCTTAGTGCCAGCGAGTACTTGGAAGAACAAGAACGGTTACAAGATGAGGCACGTAATGCGATGCCTTGGGAACCGAATACGTGTACTTACGAGTTGGGGGCTCTTAGACAGCAATTGTATGCCTGCAGGGACCATGGAGACATTGGTATCTGCTATTCCTGCTCCATCCAGTGCCATACGAGTTGTGATTTGGTGGAATTGTTTACCAAGAGGCACTTCACGTGCGATTGTGGGACTGAACGTGATCAAAGGGGGCTTGCACAGGCTATTGATGACGAAGATGGTAATAAAAATGGGGAGGTCTATTTTTGTAGTCTGAGGAAGAATAGGGAGAAAGATATAGCCTCTGGAGACAACGTTTACGGCCATAATTTTAAAGGTTTGTTTTGTGACTGTGCGACAGAGTACGACCCGGATTCAGACGCTGTTATGTTGCAGTGCGTTGCTGGGTTGGAGTGTGACGAGGACTGGTACCACGATTACTGTATCATGAATGTGGACCCTGCAGATGCCAAGCGCAGCGCTGCCGATGCAGACGATTCCGGCGCCGAGAACGTTCTCGACGGGTTTCCAGACGTCGACAGTTTCGACTCTTATATCTGTTGGAAGTGTATAGCAAAGAACGAATGGTTCTTCAACCAGTTGATTACATCACAGGGCTCAGAAGATTTCATTGCGCATAAATTACCTCGCTGTCCCCCAGTTAGCATTCCAAGCTCGTCTTCTTTGAATAAGAACGGTAAAAGAACAAGAGAGGACCACATGGATGTGGACTAtagtttatttttgaaagaagGGTATTCATCTGCTTTGGCAAAGTTGAAAGACTCCTGCGAGATAGATAGCAAACTACGTTCTTTTCTGACATACAAGGTGCCTTTTTTAATAGAAGAGGTTCCAGTATACGAACAACATGAGGACGCAACTTTGGAGACCGATGTTTATGATGTAGCAATGAACTCCATCGGATCAAATTTACAACATGAGCCTACCGTTAATACGATTATAGCATTACAGCAACTGAAAGCAAAGCTAGGTAACTTTTTTAAGACTTTTGTTGACAAGAAAGATATAGTAAAAGAAGAGGATATTAGGgagtttttcaataaacaaaaagaagatagtttttaatattactaGAAACGTTTCTATGGAAGTGCATTGGGTTTCGATACTTAGCTTATTCGAAAATTAGTTAAATTTTAGTTTTTAGATTACAGCATTtatgtattatttatttacagtgggattttaataaattcatttggTTATTGGATCCAGTTATAAAAGTAGCAAATAGCATATTAATCAATATCTATCGTACCTCAATTATTCCTTCTCCTTCTTGgcatcaattttttcaaattgagATTTCCAAACCTCATTTCCTTCTTTTTCAGTTACTGAAGGAAATAAAACTTCGAATACATCTTCATACCAATCAGCAGCAACTGGAGTTAGTCCATCTTTAACATAATCAGGCAATTCTTCCCAATCATTCATGTTATCTTTAGGGAAAATAACCGTCTTTGCACCTGATCTTTTAGCAGCAACTGTCTTTTCTCTTAATCCACCAATACGTAGAATCTTACCAGTTAAAGTTAGCTCACCTGTCATCGCTATTGTTGGTTCAACAGGTTTATTTAAAGCCAATGATAGGAACGACGAGGCCATTGTTACACCAGCAGATGGGCCATCCTTAGGTGTTGCACCTTCAGGACAATGTAAATGAATCGAAGCTTTCTCAAAAAATCTATTTTCAGGGAATTTTTGTGCTAAATGCATTTTTGCAAATGAATATGCTAAACGAGAGGACTCCTTCATCACATCACCCAATTGTCCAGTACGCTCTAAACTAGATTGTTTACAACGTTCTAAAGGTTGTTCTAATACTGATTCTACATATAATGAGCAACCTCCCATACTTGTCCAGGCTAATCCCATAATTACACCAGGAGAAGGTTGCTCGTATATTCTATCAGTTGTAAACACAGGAGCTCCAACATAATCCTTCAAGTTATCCTCATCAACCACAATCTTAATCTCTTTAGGGACATCCAATGGCTTTTCCTCCAATGCAGCTTGAGAATTCTTTCCTTTATTAACTTTCTTTTCTGATACTTGAGATTccttatttgaattatcagTTTCGGCACTCTGATTACCAGTTGCCGATGGCGTTTCTGCTGAACCAAGTGATTTAACAACATTTAAAGCAGCTTTACGATAAATCTTTTCGATatgttttttcaaatttctAACACCACTCTCCCTACAATAATGTTTCattaatgatgaaatgGCATCTTTTGTTAAAGTGATATCGGTAAATTCCAATCCTGCAGATTTCTTTGCAGCCGGAGCTAAATATTGCTCAacaattttgattttttcttcagcAACATAACCTGATAGTTCAATAACTTCCATACGATCTAATAAAGGACGAGGAATAGTATCTAGTGTATTAGCGGTGCAGACAAATAGGACTTTAGAAAGATCAATTGGTATATCTAGATAATTATCCAAAAAGCTACTGTTTTGTTCTGGATCCAAAACTTCCAACAAGGCAGATGATGGATCTCCATGAATACCACCGTGGCCGATTTTATCGATTTCatctattaaaattaaagggTTCTGTGTTTCAGTTTTTTTCAAAGCCTGTATTATTCTACCTGGTAATGCACCAATATATGTTCTTCTATGACCTTTGATCTCTGCAACATCTGTCATACCACCTACTGAGAATCTAAAAAATTGCCTATTTAATGAACGAGCAATAGATTTACCAATAGAAGTTTTACCAACACCTGGTGGTCCGACAAAACATATTATTTTCCCGTTAACTTTACCTAATAATTTTCCGACAGCAATAAACTCTAAAATACGATCTTTGACATCTTTCATACCGTAATGGTCTTCATCAAGTATAGTTCTTGCAGATGATATAGAATATTGGTCTTTAGAGTTTATTCCCCAGGGTAAAGAGACAATCCAATCTAAGTAATTTCTAATAACACCAAATTCAGACATTGAAGTTTCCAATGTTGATAACTTTGttatttcatcatcaaatattttttgaactGCATCTGGTAACGTTAATTTTTCTACTTTCTCCTTGAatgaatcaattaatttgtCACGGCCGTTATCTATACCAAGTTCTCTCTTAATACCCTTTAATTGTTccatcaaataatattcccTTTGTCTTTTCTGAATTTTAGTCTCAAcatcttttgaaatcttATTCTGTAATTCAGCATTCattaattctttctttaatattaacaatgACTTCTCTAAACGATGTTCGATGTTGGAAGATTCTAAAATCAGTTGCAGTTCCTTTTCTTCACCGGCAGATACTGCTGCAGCAAAATCAGCTAATCTAGCAGGTTCTTCGAATATATTTGTAGTAGCAGATTGAATGGAAGCTGAAAATGTGGCAATCTGTTCTCTAAACATAGTATTCAATTGTGATATCTCCTtgaaaacttttaaaatttctgaAGTCAATGCATTAATTACTGGCGATTTCCTATCAAATACTTCATCTTCTATATTTGATACGTTTACTAAGGAaacattataattttttaaaaagtCTGTTGGATTAGTAACTTCTTCatctaaatcatcattatccTCATCAGGGACTAATTCACTTTCATCGAGGGGTTTTTTATCAACTGATCCGGATTGTATATCACTTACCATTTCACTATGAATTTCTGTACTATGATCGACACCAGTatcaattttctttaacGTGTTGGCGTTAGCATCAGTGACTTTGCTAATTTGAGTATTTTCTGACACATTCTTATTCGGTGGAATTAGTTCATCAATAACAATTCTTCTATGAGGATAGATTAGAGCAGTCATTGTCTCAGCTCCAGTTTGTTCATCTTTTGACGG
The Tetrapisispora phaffii CBS 4417 chromosome 8, complete genome DNA segment above includes these coding regions:
- the PIM1 gene encoding ATP-dependent Lon protease PIM1 (similar to Saccharomyces cerevisiae PIM1 (YBL022C); ancestral locus Anc_8.168), giving the protein MLNARGTRMLSASKWNSKVLARAAFQGSRTTTRYASTTITNGVGTTLNDRNIINNEQSDWEQFQKQSKDYRLQNELKTLETQWLNGLIEKAAKNPPTKNEPLPNEDSTETVEKNEEDIDSDKPVENDSTPVSEPLKNGNATDGKASISSTGGSSSVPPSNNGNDSNGDGDVPNNSATKMNGIPKLYPQMLALPISKRPLFPGFYKAVVISDERVMKVIKEMLERQQPYIGAFMLKDSKLDTDVIDNLDDVYKVGVFAQITSTFPSKDEQTGAETMTALIYPHRRIVIDELIPPNKNVSENTQISKVTDANANTLKKIDTGVDHSTEIHSEMVSDIQSGSVDKKPLDESELVPDEDNDDLDEEVTNPTDFLKNYNVSLVNVSNIEDEVFDRKSPVINALTSEILKVFKEISQLNTMFREQIATFSASIQSATTNIFEEPARLADFAAAVSAGEEKELQLILESSNIEHRLEKSLLILKKELMNAELQNKISKDVETKIQKRQREYYLMEQLKGIKRELGIDNGRDKLIDSFKEKVEKLTLPDAVQKIFDDEITKLSTLETSMSEFGVIRNYLDWIVSLPWGINSKDQYSISSARTILDEDHYGMKDVKDRILEFIAVGKLLGKVNGKIICFVGPPGVGKTSIGKSIARSLNRQFFRFSVGGMTDVAEIKGHRRTYIGALPGRIIQALKKTETQNPLILIDEIDKIGHGGIHGDPSSALLEVLDPEQNSSFLDNYLDIPIDLSKVLFVCTANTLDTIPRPLLDRMEVIELSGYVAEEKIKIVEQYLAPAAKKSAGLEFTDITLTKDAISSLMKHYCRESGVRNLKKHIEKIYRKAALNVVKSLGSAETPSATGNQSAETDNSNKESQVSEKKVNKGKNSQAALEEKPLDVPKEIKIVVDEDNLKDYVGAPVFTTDRIYEQPSPGVIMGLAWTSMGGCSLYVESVLEQPLERCKQSSLERTGQLGDVMKESSRLAYSFAKMHLAQKFPENRFFEKASIHLHCPEGATPKDGPSAGVTMASSFLSLALNKPVEPTIAMTGELTLTGKILRIGGLREKTVAAKRSGAKTVIFPKDNMNDWEELPDYVKDGLTPVAADWYEDVFEVLFPSVTEKEGNEVWKSQFEKIDAKKEKE